GCTCTATTATTCGGCGCAGTAAGTATCGCCTTATACGCAGCTGTTTTTAAATTTGCAGATCCTATGGTCACTTTATATGCAAAGGGTGGCGCGTACTGTTTGCTGCCTGTTTCAACTGTATTTTTGTTTTCCTACGTACATGGGAACTTCGCCAGTAACGTTTGGACAGCATTAGGCATTGAAGCTTCCTCAAGTGCTGGGAGAAAGACTAAAAAGGCAGAAACAACCCAGCGTAAAGACACCCGAAGTCGCGCGGCAATGAATGCGTAGCAGTGACGAATAGTCAGGAGATATACCATGCATGATTTATTATTAGACGGCGCGCGCTTTGTAGACTTGTCTCTTGCGGGTGTGCTTTTTCTCTTCTTTGTAGGCTTCGTAGGCGGACTGGTAAGTGGCTTTATCGGCTCCGGCGGCGCATTTGTTCTTACACCGGGTATGATGAGTCTCGGCGTTCCGGGACCTGTCGCTGTTGCAAGTAACATGTGCCATAAATTCCCTAAAGCACTTGTAGGCGCATTAAAACGTTACAAGTACGGTCAGGTAGATATTAAAATGGGTTTGATTGTCGGTATCTCTGCCGAAGTTGGCGTGCAGATTGGTATTCAAATTCAAAAACTAATTCTTGAGTTATGGGGACCAGCTGGTTCAAACCTCTACGTTTCGTTAGCATTTGTGTTCGTGCTGGTTACCGTTGGCAGCTTTGTTATGAAAGATGCCATCACTACAAAACGCAATGGTGGTGAAGAAAAAGTAACCAACCTTGCTAAAAAACTGCAAAGCATCGAACTGTGGCCGATGGTGACCTTTAAAGGCAGCGACATCCGAATTTCATTCTGGTTTACCGCACCGGTTGGCCTTGCAGCAGGTTTGCTTGCAGCTACTATTGCTGTTGGCGGTTTCGCAGGCGTACCGGGCATGATCTACATTATCGGTATGACCAGCCTTATGGCATCTGCAACCGAGCTTGTTGTTGCATTTGTAATGGGTCTTGGCGGCACACTCATCTGGGCATTCTATGGTATGGTAGACATTCGCCTTACCCTTATAATTCTTGCCGGTTCATTATTTGGTGTTCAGCTTGGCGCAATCGGTACTACGTATGTTAAGGATTATGTAATCAAATATGTAATGGCGACTATTATGCTGATCGTTGCATTCAGTCGCGGTCTTGCTATTCCTAAATACTTAAAACAGCTTGATGCTATTAACTGGGACTCCGGTCTTATCAGTAGCATGAGTCAGGTAAGTTTCGGACTTATGTGTTTTGCTTTGGGCGTAGGCGCGTACATCATCCTTAAAGGTATGATCGTTGGTCGCAGAAAAGAACGTGAAATGGAAATGGGTGCAGGCTCTAACGCATAAGCACGATGTAATCTAAGCACAGAAGGGCGTTACGAATGTATAAAAAAATGCTTGTAGCTTTTGACGGCGCAGAATCATCCTTGGATATAGTTCGGCAGGCAGCACGCTTTGCACGTTCTGAAAATTCCATGATCGATATTGTTACGGTTTGTCCGGAGTATCAGGGTGATTTGCGAATCCAAGGTGATACAAGTGTTCTGTACAATATGTACGAAGATATTCGTAACGCTCTTAATAATGCAGTCTCTTTATGTGAATCAGAAGGCATGAAGGTTCGGGGACATTTCTGCATAGGAAATCCGGCAGATGTTCTTGTGGAGCAGATAACTTCCCTCGGATGTGACCTTGTCGCACTCGGCACGCACTCAAAAAAGCTTCTGCAATCCATAGTGATCGGCTCTGTTGCCGGTACGGTAGTGCGTCAGACAGATTGTGATCTTCTGGTAATCACCGGAAACAAAGGGCTTTCATTACAAAGTATTTTTCTAGCATATGACGCAAGTGCAGAAGCCAACGCTGCGGCGCAACAGGCGAGCGCATTGGCAGAACGCTATGGCTCTCGACTTACAGCCGGTATCGCCTACGAAATGGACATGGAGGCGTTCAGTCTTTCACCAGTGGTAGAACGTGCCGTGGTGGAAAAAACAGAGCAGGCTGTGGAAGCCGTGAAAAGCATAGTCGACGCTTCGGATGTAAGGGACTTTGATGTGGCAGTGCGCTACGGCAATCCAACACACGAGGTGTTAATTGAAGAGGCGCAGAAAAAGAACGCAGGGCTGGTCGTTATTGGGGCGGGTGTACGCAGTAAGCTGTCCCATCTTCTAGTGGGTGGTGTGGTGCATAAACTTGTATACAGCAGTGCTTGTCCCGTACTTATTGTGAAGGAGCAGATGCAATGAGCGTAGAAGTGATAGCAGACGAATGTGATGCAGTGTCAGAGCTGGAATATGCTGATGACGACAATATGCGGTTCAGCACATACACCTTTGTTAATGTAACGACAAATGAGCAGTACGACTTTGACTATATGGTTCTGGAAGAGTCTTTGGTCATAAAAGGCGGGCTTGTTGTGTTTATATTGGAACCAGACAAACCGCGTTTTTATACAGTCGAATTGGTGGATGACACAAATCAACGTGTCGAGCTGACAAAGGCTAAGAATGGCTTCAGTAAAATTTTACTATTGTTTGCGTTACTCGGCGCAAGCTGGTTTGTTCTCGACTACATTATGAAGTTCTTTTTCTAAGACGAGTTCTACCAATAAACTTTGATTGAAAAAGTAGCGTATAAAAAATTTATGTTGGCTTTCAGGTTGCTGAAAGATGCAGAGTGACGGTGTCACGAGATGGCATTTGTTCCCATGTTTTTCCAAAAAATCAGCTATGCACCCAACCTGCATCTGCTGAATGCACAATAATAGTATGTAGCTCTTGGCGTGGAGCTACATACCCCAAATTTACCCCCAGTTCCGTATCGGCTGCATGAACTTTTTCCTCCTGTAGCCTTTTACCCCCTTCTCAGTGCATGAGAAGGGGGCATTTGGTTTTGCGAGGAGCGGAAACACAAGGGCATGGGGATGCCGTTGTGTATGATGGTTTAGTTACATAGCGGCTTCATAAATCTCCATAACTTCTTCATGAGTGAGAGTACGTGGATTTGTGAGTACGCATGCGTCTTTTTGAGCATTTTCAGTCATGATCGGAATGTCAGCGATTTTCACTTCTTTCCCGTAGCGTTTTCCCAGTTCTTTTAATCCGCTCGGGATGCCGACATCTTTAGATAATGCGCGGATTGCTTTCATACATTTTTTAGCAGCATCGCGGGTGCTGATGCCTTCGGTATCTTCACCCAGCCATGCAGCCATTTCTGCAAAGCGATCCATTTTAGCGATCAGATTTCGTTCTTCAACAAATGGTAAAAGAATAGCATTACATTCGCCATGCGGCAGGTTGTAATAGCCGCCTAACTGGTGCGCCATAGCATGAACATGCCCGACACTTGCATTGTTGAAGGCCATTCCTGCCAGATATTGAGCGTAGCACATGCCTTCGCGAGCATTAATGTCCTGCCCGTTGGCAACGGCCGGGCGCAGGTGCTTTGATACAAGTTTGATTGCTTTTTCCGCACATGCATCAGTCAGATGTGTAGCTGCTATGGATACATATGCTTCAATGGCATGCGTTAATGCATCCATGCCGGTTGCTGCTGTGAGGGCAGGTGGCATTCCCATCATCAGCAGCGGGTCATCTAGCGCGATGGCAGGTGTTACGTGCCAATCAATGATGGCCATTTTTACTTTGCGCGCTGTGTTGGTAATAACGCAACAGCGTGTCATTTCTGAAGCAGTACCGGCAGTGGTGTTAACTGCTATATATGGCGGCATACCTTTTTCTGATTTATCCAGCCCTTCATAATCGTGAATAGTACCACCGTTGGTGCTTACCAGTCCTATGCCCTTGCCGCAGTCATGTGCGCTGCCGCCACCAAGGGTGATAAGCGAATCACATTGTTCTTTTTGATATACGGCAAGCCCGTCCGCTACGTTTTTATCTGTAGGGTTCGGCACTGTTTCATCAAAAACAACACAGTGAATACCGTCCGCCACAAGCAGATCTACAATTTTTTGAGTCATGCCGATGGCAGTCATTCCCTTATCTGTTACCAGCAGCGGCTTGGTTCCACCCAACGAGCGGACTTTAGCAGGGAGCTCTTTATGTGCTCCGATTCCCATCAAGGTAACGCTTGGAATAAAAAATCCATTTACTTGTTCGCATATAGGCATAGCAGTCTCCATAACTTAAGTTAATTTGAACTGACGAAAAGAAGGCACAAGGGGAACTGCACTCATCGCTGTACGATTTTGGTGTTCGACGGTCAGTGAGGTGAACCTGAACGTCGAAGATTAGAATATACGGAAGTACAGCCATTCATTAAAATATACAGAAAAATAAAGAGTTAAGACATTCATCAAAATGTACAGAATGCAGACATTCACTGCCAGAGACAGAGTGAAGACACTCCTTGGGCGACACGATGTGTCGCCCTTAACGTATCAGGGAGAGTGTTTGCCTTCTATTCTGTGAGTGTTGCTCTTGATCTGAAACAGTATGTACTCCTATGCTTTTGAAGCAACATAACCATCCGTACATGTTAGAAATAATAACCACCGCAGTAGTGAATCCAGCAAGTCTACACAGCTTCTACTGTGCAGGGCGGGTATTAGAATTTCTGAAAAAGTTGAATCATCTAACTGTTTGAAATTGCAAGATGTTGTTGTTTGTGAACTTAGTCATGTTGTGACAGCTGTTTGTGGCTGGAGACGCAAGGGGTGATGTCACGGTTTATATTATTTACGTGACTCGGTTGTGTTTGAGGTTGGCTTTACATAGAGAATCAGCGTTGTGCGTTATGCTTTTTTGTATCTATGTAAGGATAAATATTATGAATTTACTTCGAATTGCTCTCATGGGTGTATTTCTGTTTGTTTCTTCAGTAACAGCATGTTTGGCTGACGATGTTGTTTTAGCATCCGGTGCTGGATACAAAAAAATGGTGAACGCTCTTGTTGCTGAATATGCGCAGCAGACAGGTAATTCTGTTGATCTTATCTTTGGCAATATGGCTCGTGTAACCATGTTGGCAAAGCAGGGGGGTAAGGTAGGGTTGGTTCTTGGTGACACCGGATTTTTGAAAAAAGCACACCTTCCCATGCAGTCGATGTACGAACTCGGACGCGGCAAGCTTGTGCTGGCATTTTCCAAATCCGTAAAAGCATCAACTGTTGAAGGGTTGGATGCTCCGCAGACAACTCGCGTTGCGTTACCGGATGGTAAGAAAGCTATTTATGGCAAAGCTGCGCGTGAATTTTTACAATCAAGCGGAAGGATTCCTGCAATTCAACCCAAACTTGTGGAAGTATCCACTGTTCCGCAGGTATTTTCATACTTAGCAACCAATGAAGTTGATATGGGATTCTTGAACCTTACCCATGCGTTGAATGTTGCAGATAAGCTTGGCGGGTATGTAATGGTGGATGAGTCATTGTACTCCCCCATTTCAATTGTTGTGGGCGTACTTGCCAACAAATCGCAGGAAAAAGAACAGCAGGATTTTTTGAAATTTCTCAATACGCCCGAAGCGCAGGCCATCGTTCATAAGCACGGGCTATAGTCTGTATGGATTTTTTTGCAATATTATCGGAGCAGCAAACTACTACTCCTCTGTACCTTACGCTAAAAACGCTATGTCTTGTGGGGATACTGCATTTAGTAAGTGGTGTTTTACTTGGGTATTATCTGACAAGTAAAAAAAGCATGATGCGTTCTGTGGTGGATTTTTTGGTCACGCTGCCGCTGGTGTTTCCACCAATAGCCACAGGATTTGTACTGCTTATGCTACTTGGACGCTCAGGGCTTATCGGTACTGCGCTTCCTGTAGATATTGTGTTCAGTTTTACAGGTGTGGTCATAGCCTCGTTTGTGGCGGGGCTGCCGCTTATGGTAAAGTCTGTCGAAACGGCACTGAGGGGCGATGTTCGCCGGTTGGCGGAGCTTGCCCATGTGCTGGGAAAGAATGATTGGGAAACCTTCTGGCAGGTTCTTCTTCCCAATATTCGTCGTAGTATAGCGACCGGTTGGTTTCTTGCCCTTGGGAGGGGACTCGGTGAAGTGGGTATAACCCTTATGCTGGGTGGAAATATTATCGGTAAAACCAACACGCTGTCTCTTGAAATTTACAACGCTGTGTTCAGCGGTGAGTTTGATAGAGCAATGGTGCTGGCATCAA
This genomic interval from Halodesulfovibrio sp. MK-HDV contains the following:
- a CDS encoding universal stress protein — protein: MYKKMLVAFDGAESSLDIVRQAARFARSENSMIDIVTVCPEYQGDLRIQGDTSVLYNMYEDIRNALNNAVSLCESEGMKVRGHFCIGNPADVLVEQITSLGCDLVALGTHSKKLLQSIVIGSVAGTVVRQTDCDLLVITGNKGLSLQSIFLAYDASAEANAAAQQASALAERYGSRLTAGIAYEMDMEAFSLSPVVERAVVEKTEQAVEAVKSIVDASDVRDFDVAVRYGNPTHEVLIEEAQKKNAGLVVIGAGVRSKLSHLLVGGVVHKLVYSSACPVLIVKEQMQ
- the modA gene encoding molybdate ABC transporter substrate-binding protein; amino-acid sequence: MNLLRIALMGVFLFVSSVTACLADDVVLASGAGYKKMVNALVAEYAQQTGNSVDLIFGNMARVTMLAKQGGKVGLVLGDTGFLKKAHLPMQSMYELGRGKLVLAFSKSVKASTVEGLDAPQTTRVALPDGKKAIYGKAAREFLQSSGRIPAIQPKLVEVSTVPQVFSYLATNEVDMGFLNLTHALNVADKLGGYVMVDESLYSPISIVVGVLANKSQEKEQQDFLKFLNTPEAQAIVHKHGL
- a CDS encoding molybdenum ABC transporter permease, yielding MDFFAILSEQQTTTPLYLTLKTLCLVGILHLVSGVLLGYYLTSKKSMMRSVVDFLVTLPLVFPPIATGFVLLMLLGRSGLIGTALPVDIVFSFTGVVIASFVAGLPLMVKSVETALRGDVRRLAELAHVLGKNDWETFWQVLLPNIRRSIATGWFLALGRGLGEVGITLMLGGNIIGKTNTLSLEIYNAVFSGEFDRAMVLASILAVFSCVIFIALKKLSSPNLL
- a CDS encoding sulfite exporter TauE/SafE family protein codes for the protein MHDLLLDGARFVDLSLAGVLFLFFVGFVGGLVSGFIGSGGAFVLTPGMMSLGVPGPVAVASNMCHKFPKALVGALKRYKYGQVDIKMGLIVGISAEVGVQIGIQIQKLILELWGPAGSNLYVSLAFVFVLVTVGSFVMKDAITTKRNGGEEKVTNLAKKLQSIELWPMVTFKGSDIRISFWFTAPVGLAAGLLAATIAVGGFAGVPGMIYIIGMTSLMASATELVVAFVMGLGGTLIWAFYGMVDIRLTLIILAGSLFGVQLGAIGTTYVKDYVIKYVMATIMLIVAFSRGLAIPKYLKQLDAINWDSGLISSMSQVSFGLMCFALGVGAYIILKGMIVGRRKEREMEMGAGSNA
- a CDS encoding iron-containing alcohol dehydrogenase, whose protein sequence is MPICEQVNGFFIPSVTLMGIGAHKELPAKVRSLGGTKPLLVTDKGMTAIGMTQKIVDLLVADGIHCVVFDETVPNPTDKNVADGLAVYQKEQCDSLITLGGGSAHDCGKGIGLVSTNGGTIHDYEGLDKSEKGMPPYIAVNTTAGTASEMTRCCVITNTARKVKMAIIDWHVTPAIALDDPLLMMGMPPALTAATGMDALTHAIEAYVSIAATHLTDACAEKAIKLVSKHLRPAVANGQDINAREGMCYAQYLAGMAFNNASVGHVHAMAHQLGGYYNLPHGECNAILLPFVEERNLIAKMDRFAEMAAWLGEDTEGISTRDAAKKCMKAIRALSKDVGIPSGLKELGKRYGKEVKIADIPIMTENAQKDACVLTNPRTLTHEEVMEIYEAAM